From Vanrija pseudolonga chromosome 1, complete sequence, a single genomic window includes:
- the trm9 gene encoding tRNA (carboxymethyluridine(34)-5-O)-methyltransferase — protein sequence MSETTPAPPPAAAPKPLPRPATSSGDPAADEETQVHEVYEAIAPHFARTRFKPWPLIEAFLSRLPPHSVGLDAGAGNGKYLPAAAAAGHWAIAVDRSRGLLDIAKGQLEDGAECVRGDISDAPWRAGVFDFAISIAAIHHLSTPERRAESVKALLSPLRVSPAPEPPARFFIYVWAYEQGPNSRRKMGSLAGSDDKDKTQDFLVPWVLAPLRAKGEHVPDNQQVFHRYYHLFVEGELRRLVEGAARDAGFVLLREGEGGESGVKHLRVVAEGWEADNWWLEAEVFRG from the exons ATGTCGGAAACCACGCCAGCCCCACCGCCTGCGGCGGCACCCAaacccctcccccgcccagcGACGTCCTCTggcgaccccgccgcggacgaggagacgcAGGTGCACGAGGTGTACGAGGCCATCGCGCCGCATTTCGCCAGGACGCGCTTCAAGCCGTGGCCACTGATCGAGGCCTTCCTCTCCCGCCTCCCGCCACACAGCGTCGGGCTGGACGCAGGCGCAGGAAACGGCAAGTACctccctgctgctgcggctgccggcCACTGGGCGATCGCCGTCGACCGCTCGCGCGGGTTGCTGGATATCGCCAAGGGacagctcgaggacggggCCGAGTGCGTGCGGGGGGATATTAGcgacgcgccgtggcgcgctGGCGTGTTT GACTTTGCCATCTCCATTGCGGCAATCCACCACCTCTCCACGCCGGAGCGGAGAGCAGAGAGCGTCAAG GCCCTTCTCTCACCCCTCCGCGTCTCTCCCGCCCCGGAACCCCCCGCCCGCTTCTTCATCTACGTATGGGCTTACGAGCAGGGCCCAAACTCCAGGCGCAAGatgggctcgctcgccggctccgacgacaaggacaagacgCAGGACTTCCTCGTGCCGTGGGTactggcgccgctgcgcgccaagggcgagcacgTGCCCGACAACCAGCAGGTGTTCCACCGCTACTACCACCTGTTTgtggagggcgagctgcggcggTTGGTCgaaggcgcggcgcgcgacgctggctttgtgctgctgcgtgaGGGTGAGGGAGGGGAGAGCGGCGTCAAGCATCTCCGTGTCGTTGCTGAGGGGTGGGAGGCTGATAACTGgtggctcgaggccgaggtgttCCGGGGCTAG
- the SPBC409.08_0 gene encoding putative MFS-type transporter8: MAEKQHQHPPSEASSTTVADAPLEKVHTHFASSKADAPAPAHAPLTRTTTGRSIRSVSARNAPDLSFPYLTSDPSEGVTGEYHAETERGYITADDPEFGLRPILSASTRHSVATEGFARVKSRLDDKKLVTWTPGDKENPWEWSHARRWFYTAIVAAAVMEVALSSAIVTGDFGGQERHFHVSAEVMALTVTLPVCGFGIGPLLWSPLSELLGRRPLWIAPWFVYILFNIPCALAPNIGCLLVSRFLCGFFGSAPLTLAGGTIADLWNPEERGFAIAIFAAAPYTGPVLGPLIGGFIGKYAGWRWLYWVNMIAAGVVFIFICILPETFAPALLKKRAAKMRAETGDESFVTEQEVARRPLGEIVTETLVRPFQMLATEPILLLMSLYISLVYGLLYAYFFSFPVVFVEGYGWDDAKTGLTFCGVFIGVGLALCTTPWLERKYKAAGPNPTPEDRLPGMLIGGPWVPISLFIFGWTSPPYVTPHGASWVGPTISGIPFGYGMVLVYFAANAFLIECFPAYVASALAAKTVVRSAAGAVMPLFIPQMFRRLGNGGAASLLAGIAIIMAMVPWAFVRWGPAIRARSKRAAA; this comes from the exons ATGGCCGAAAAGCAACATCAACATCCCCCGTCCgaggcctcgtcgaccaccgtcgccgacgcgcccctCGAGAAGGTGCACACGCACTTCGCCTCCAGCAAGGCCGACGCCCCAGCGCCCGCCCAcgcgccactcacgcgcacgacgaccgGCCGCTCCATCCGCTCCGTGTCGGCGCGCAACGCGCCCGACCTGTCGTTTCCCTACCTCACCTCGGACCCGTCCGAGGGCGTGACGGGCGAGTACCATGCCGAGACGGAGCGCGGCTAcatcaccgccgacgaccccgagTTCGGCCTGCGGCCCATCCTGTCTGCGTCGACGCGCCACTCGGTCGCCACGGAGGGCTTCGCCCGCGTCAAGtcccgcctcgacgacaagaagcTCGTGACCTGGACTCCCGGGGACAAGGAGAACCCCTGGGAGTGGAGCCACGCGCGCCGGTGGT TCTACAccgccatcgtcgccgccgccgtcatggAGGTCGCACTTTCTTCTGCCATCGTCACcggcgactttggcggcCAGGAGCGCCACTTCCACGTGTCCGCCGAGGTCATGGCGCTGACTGTCACGCTGCCAGTGTGCGGCTTCGGTATCGGCCCGCTGCTGTGGTCGCCGCTctccgagctgctcggccgccgcccgctctGGATCGCCCCTTGGTTCGTGTACATCCTCTTCAACATCCCGTGCGCGCTTGCGCCCAACATTGGCTGCCTGCTCGTCTCGCGCTTCCTGTGTGGCTTCTTCGGCTCGGCGCCCCTCACCCTCGCGGGCGGCACGATCGCCGACCTCTGGAAccccgaggagcgcggcttcgccatcgccatcttCGCCGCTGCCCCGTACACTGGTCCCGTGCTTGGCCCCCTCATCGGCGGCTTTATCGGCAAGTACgccggctggcgctggctctACTGGGTCAACAtgatcgccgccggcgtcgtgtTCATCTTCATCTGCATCCTGCCCGAGACCTTCGCCCCCGCGCTCCTcaagaagcgcgccgccaagatGCGCGCCGAGACCGGCGACGAGAGCTTCGTCACTGAGCAGGaggtcgcccgccgccccctcggcgAAATCGTCACCGAGACCCTCGTCCGCCCCTTCCAGATGCTCGCGACCGAGCCTATTCTCCTCCTCATGTCGCTTTACATCTCGCTCGTCTACGGTCTGCTCTACGCCTACTTCTTCTCGTTCCCCGTGGTGTTCGTCGAGGGCTACGGCTGGGACGACGCCAAGACCGGCCTCACCTTCTGCGGTGTCTTCATCGgtgtcggccttgcgctctGCACCACCCCCTGGCTCGAGAGGAAGTACAAGGCCGCGGGTCCCAACCCCACGCCTGAAGACCGCCTCCCCGGCATGCTTATCGGTGGCCCCTGGGTCCCTATCTCGCTGTTTATCTTCGGCTGGACCTCGCCTCCTTACGTGACGCCTCACGGCGCCAGCTGGGTCGGTCCGACCATCTCGGGAATCCCGTTCGGCTACGGAATGGTGCTTGTTTACTTCGCCGCCAATGCTTTCCTCATCGAGTGTTTCCCTGCGTACGTCGCCTcagccctcgccgccaagactGTGGTCCGTTCAGCTGCCGGCGCGGTGATGCCCCTCTTCATCCCGCAGATGTTCCGTCGTCTCGGTAACGGTGGCGCCGCGTCTCTGCTCGCCGGTATCGCCATAATCATGGCCATGGTTCCATGGGCCTTTGTCCGCTGGGGCCCGGCCATCCGCGCCCGCTCGAAGCGCGCTGCGGCGTAA
- the hxpA_0 gene encoding Hexitol phosphatase A, translating to MTQTASVVVTDGLLFDMDGTLLDSTPGVLATWDEYAKQYKLDLDHVLKTAHGVRTIDNMRNFCGITDHEELQVGVREVERFEATIVAQAQRLQAEGKTGLKILPGVHDLLTVLNTAPKHVWAIVTSATTKYASAALPTAQIPEHPQLVTADHVTLGKPNPEPYLTGAHKLGLDPKDCIVVEDAPSGIKAGVAAGCKVLAVCTSHPREELEGLGAEWIVDDLSKVEAVITPESKVSLRITV from the exons ATGACGCAGACCGCATCTGTTGTCGTCACTGACGGCCTCCTGTTCGACATGGACGGCACGTTGCTGG ACTCCACAcccggcgtcctcgccactTGGGACGAGTACGCCAAGCAGTACAAGCTCGACCTGGACCACGTCCTCAAGA CCGCCCACGGCGTGCGCACTATCGACAACATGCGCAACTTTTGCGGTATCACCGACCACGAGGAGCTGCAGGTCGGTGTT CGTGAGGTTGAGCGCTTCGAGGCGACGAtcgtcgcgcaggcgcagcgcctccaggccgagggcaagacgGGCCTCAAGATCCTTCCTGGCGTGCACGACCTGTTGACCGTG CTCAACACCGCGCCCAAGCACGTCTGGGCCATCGTCACCTCCGCCACGACAAAGTACGCCTCTGCCGCCCTCCCCACCGCCCAGATCCCCGAGCACCCCCAGCTCGTCACGGCCGACCACGTCACGCTCGGCAAGCCCAACCCCGAGCCGTACCTCACCGGCGCGcacaagctcggcctcgaccccaaggactgcattgtcgtcgaggacgcgccgagcgggatCAAGGCTGGTGTTGCTGCGGGTTGCAAGGTGCTCGCAGTGTGCACTTCGCAcccgcgcgaggagctcgagggcctcggcgccgagtggatcgtcgacgacctctccaaggtcgaggcggtcATCACCCCCGAGTCCAAGGTGTCCCTTCGGATCACCGTCTAG
- the SPCC63.13 gene encoding putative J domain-containing protein3, which produces MSTLPQNIQSTATAEDIRAAYRRESLKTHPDRLSPKAPAEERRRATERFQAVADAYYVLSDPHRRAEYDRLFRSRPASAFTSPTADEDEQDQASSNFFAEFARFFTEATNASASGSGAPDSGVDSGASTPAGGEKPTPASDGPQAPGASGRTRRPDANRVFGDVFEELLEPEVAHVHKTWSWVGGAAGAALGYIVANIPGAVAGGFAGNRIGAIRDAKGKSVAEVFARLPSSQKAQILKALAFKVLGSMQ; this is translated from the exons ATGAGCACGCTGCCGCAG AACATCCAgtcgacggccacggc TGAAGACATCCGCGCGGCGTACCGGCGCGAAAGCCTCAAGACGCACCCGGATCGCCTGAGCCCCAAGGCGCCAGCCGAggagcgccgacgcgccacCGAGCGCTTC CAAGCCGTCGCAGACGCATACTACGTCCTCTCGGACCCGCACCGCAGGGCAGAGTACGACCGGCTCTTCCGCTCGCGTCCCGCGAGCGCGTTCACGtcgcccaccgccgacgaggacgagcaggacCAGGCGAGCTCCAACTTCTTTGCCGAGTTTGCGCGCTTCTTCACCGAGGCGACCAACGCTTCGGCCAGTGGGAGCGGTGCGCCCGACTCGGGGGTggacagcggcgcgagcacgccggccggTGGCGAGAAGCCGACGCCTGCGAGCGACGGGCCGCAGGCGCCCGGTGCCTCGGGACGCACGCGGAGGCCGGACGCGAACCGCGTCTTTGGCGACGTGTTCGAGGAGCT tctcgagcccgaggtcgcgcacgTCCACAAGACGTGGTCGTGGGTCGgtggcgcggctggcgccgcgctgggctACATCGTCGCCAACATCCCCGGTGCGGTCGCGGGTGGGTTCGCGGGGAACCGGATCGGCGCGATCCGCgacgccaagggcaagagcGTGGCCGAAGTGTTTGCGCGCTTGCCTTCGAGCCAGAAGGCGCAG ATCCTCAAAGCCCTCGCGTTCAAGGTCCTCGGCAGTATGCAgtag
- the Nae1 gene encoding NEDD8-activating enzyme E1 regulatory subunit, with product MATPGRGPPSSPPTPAHPHKLPKMADSLDISDATTAITVGSSRSTPVPSSRPDAKARRYDRQLRLWASAGQRSLESARILLIGDDAAGCQSLKNLVLPGIQHFTILSDAITAPADVASNFFLEPSSIGKPIAEEEVRLLRELNPAVHGEARLADATELLAADPNYFLSFNLIIASNIAPQLELELSDLLWKNSTIPGHSDIPLLSIRSSGLTGRLQIQLREHLIVDTHPDNTQTLRIDSPFPSLESYARSLDIESLDSMDHSHIPWVVLLVRAGSIWKEVHGGKLPSNSEEKAEFKKLLTSWRRKGDEENFDEALQQAYRVWGSSELPYETNELLKDPAVIKISQTSKNLHLLLHTLQVFVNTTPAHLPPVSPSLPDMHSSTTSYVALQNLYKQQHLHDLAKFTELLAGVLQSIGLPGDAIPEEEVGSFVKNVGGVGIVHGSPLRATKEYSGAMKERITEDFAFEAQPSVGICIALAILASEKYYESFGHWPGSSEGNSIEVDVAEVERLAIKALSTVHAETGEVPDELADSIREVVRGGFATPPTTAAFFGGIVGQEVIKLVTNQYTPLDNTAVVDLVKSGLEKFKL from the exons ATGGCGACGCCCGGACGAGgcccaccttcctcgccacctACCCCCGCTCACCCCCACAAGCTACCCAAGATGGCCGATTCGCTAGACATAtcggacgcgacgacggccatCACtgtcggctcgtcgcgctcgacgccggtgcCCTC GAGCCGGCCCGATGCCAAGGCCCGGCGGTACGACAGGCAGCTGCG TCTCTGGGCATCTGCTGGCCAgcgctcgctcgagtcggcgcgcatcctcctcatcggagacgacgccgcgggaTGCCAGTCGCTCAAGAACCTCGTCTTGCCAG GCATCCAGCACTTCACCATCCTTTCGGACGCGATCACGgcccccgccgacgtcgcgagCAACTTCTTCCTCGAGCCTTCCTCGATCGGCAAGCCGATTGCAGAGGAAGAGGTCCG CCTGTTGCGCGAGCTTAACCCTGCTGTCCatggcgaggcgcgcctcgcg GACGCGACCGAGCTTCTTGCGGCCGACCCCAACTATTTCCTCTCGTTCAACCTCATCATCGCATCGAACATTGCACCCcagcttgagctcgagctctcCGATCTGTTGTGGAAGA ACTCGACCATTCCAGGCCACTCCGACATCCCGCTGCTTTCCATCCGTTCATCTGGTCTGACTGGACGCTTGCAGATCCAGTTACGCGAGCATTTGA TTGTCGACACACATCCCGACAACACCCAGACCCTCCGCATCGATTCGCCCTTCCCGTCATTGGAGTCGTATGCGCGCTCCCTGGACAtcgagtcgctcgactcgATGGACCACTCCCATATCCCCTGGGTTGTGCTCCTGGTTCGCGCTGGCAGCATCTGGAAGGAGGTA CACGGTGGCAAGCTCCCTTCAAACTCTGAAGAGAAGGCCGAGTTCAAGAAGCTCCTGACGAGCTGGAGGCGGaaaggcgacgaggagaactTTGACGAGGCTTTGCAGCAGGCGTACCGTGTGTGGGGCTCGTCAGAG CTCCCTTACGAGACCAacgagctcctcaaggacCCAGCGGTTATCAAGATCTCTCAGACT TCCAAAAACCTCCATCTCCTGCTTCACACTCTGCAGGTGTTTGTGAACACTACGCCGGCACATCTTCCGCCAGTCTCACCATCCCTTCCAGACATGCACTCGTCGACGACTTCATACGTCGCCCTGCAGAACCTCtacaagcagcagcaccttCACGACCTGGCTAAGTTCAccgagctccttgccggTGTCCTCCAGAGCATTGGACTTCCCGGCGACGCCAtccccgaggaggaggtcgggtCCTTTGTGAAGAATGTCGGTGGTGTTGGTATTGTCCACGGCTCGCCCCTGCGCGCCACCAAAGAGTACTCGGGTGCCATGAAGGAGCGGATCA ccGAGGACTTTGCGTTCGAGGCTCAGCCCTCAGTCGGCATCTGCATTGCCCTGGCCATCCTCGCCTCTGAAAAGTACTACGAGTCGTTTGGCCACTGGCCTGGCTCTAGTGAGGGCAACTCGATCGAGGTGGACGTTGCTGAGGTGGAGCGCCTTGCGATCAAGGCTCTGTCCACCGTGCAtgccgagacgggcgaggtgcctgacgagctggccgactcgatccgcgaggtcgtgcgcggCGGGTTTGCGACGCCACCTACGACTGCCGCGTTCTTTGGCGGTATTGTGGGCCAGGAGGTCATCAAGCTGGTGACCAACCAGTACACGCCCCTTGACAACACTgcggtcgtcgaccttgtcaAGTCGGGGCTGGAGAAGTTCAAGCTGTAG
- the AIM32 gene encoding Altered inheritance of mitochondria protein 32 → MFKKIASAVSSISGTPRNGTPEPPVLAGHHGPGRVKQYAQLAKTLEDYGVPVATEDCAACDSPCADGAANGAGGAGTVAEIGNAWDGKTYEQYVHDKYGDFDEFPAAIDTDWESDLAGSGGPPVGRVVVISTGKSDWPRDHVDAQDSLSYQVNKVLSKQKGGGKNKKDGNPADPSTYVLNSAFPPPSTALSGPIAPLPSLYSSCLISQAEDPEDETVLVFPDWKAVLEVENSLEGAQGLWDGALSGSLGRAGQRLQNEGEGCNRRRSYVLPYRAIVLLCSHKRRDKRCSIAAPLLRSALVTCLTKHGIHVDETGSSLAVPELGALEDLEGTEAEREAEVGRRISNIEGVHGGEGGEVGIFNINHLGGHRYAGVMLILFPSGAYLSYGRVTPQEIPRVVEDTILKGKIVPGLLRSAAGVVRPGATAKENGFLAW, encoded by the exons ATGTTCAAGAAGATCGCCTCGGCAGTCTCGTCCATCTCTGGCACGCCCCGCAACGGCACGCCCGAGCCACCCGTCCTCGCTGGACACCACGGCCCGGGTAGGGTCAAGCAgtacgcccagctcgccaagacgcTGGAGGACTACGGCGTGCCCGTCGCTACTGAGGATTGCGCGGCCTGTGATTCGCCGTGCGCCGACGGTGCTGCCAACGGAGCGGGTGGCGCTGGCACCGTCGCTGAGATTGGAAACGCATGGGACGGCAAGACGTACGAGCAGTACGTCCACGACAAGTACGGCGACTTTGACGAGTTCCCGGCCGCTATCGACACGGACTGGGAGAGCGACCTCGCTGGCTCTGGTGGCCCACCTGTCGGCCGCGTGGTCGTCATCTCCACCGGCAAGAGCGACTGGCCCCGGGACCACGTCGACGCCCAGGACTCGCTTTCGTACCAGGTCAACAAGGTCCTCAGCAAGCAGAAGGGCGGTGGCAAGAACAAGAAGGACGGCAACCCTGCCGATCCCAGCACATATGTGCTCAACTCGGCCTTCCCTCCTCCATCGACTGCGCTTTCGGGGCCCATTGCTCCTCTGCCGTCGCTCTACTCGTCGTGTCTGATCagccaggccgaggacccAGAGGATGAGaccgtcctcgtcttccctgACTGGaaggccgtgctcgaggtggaAAACTCGCTCGAGGGTGCCCAGGGCCTGTGGGACGGTGCGCTGTCCGGATCGCTTGGCCGCGCGGGCCAGCGACTGCAgaacgagggcgagggctgcAACCGCCGGAGGTCGTACGTCCTGCCTTACCGTGCGATTGTGCTGTTGT GCTCGCACAAACGCCGTGACAAGCGGTGTTCGATCGCTGCTCCTCTTCTCCGCTCTGCACTTGTCACCTGCTTGACCAAGCACGGAATCCATGTCGACGAGACTGGCTCGTCCCTGGCCGTGccggagctcggcgcgctcgaggaccttgagggcaccgaggccgagcgtgaggccgaggtgggccGTCGTATCTCCAACATTGAGGGTGTCCACGGCGGAGAGGGTGGTGAAGTCGGCATCTTCAACATCAACCACCTCGGTGGTCACCGATACGCTGGTGTCATGTTG ATCCTCTTCCCTTCCGGCGCGTACCTCTCGTACGGACGTGTCACTCCTCAGGAGATCCCACGCGTCGTGGAGGACACTatcctcaagggcaagattGTCCCCGGACTTCTGCGCAGTGCCGCTGGCGTTGTTCGccccggcgccaccgccaagGAGAATGGTTTCCTCGCCTGGTGA
- the VPS21 gene encoding Vacuolar protein sorting-associated protein 21 yields the protein MASEDPSVKAVQVKLVLLGEAAVGKSSLVLRFVQNDFNENTSPTIGAAFLTQKCRLENRVVKFEIWDTAGQERFHSLAPMYYRNAAAAVVVYDITKAASLEKAKAWVKELQRQANPNIVIALVGNKLDLVEGAEEEAAAPAAAAAEPAEGDDEAEEDAPPATPAGPRQVPTAEAEKYAQECGLLFFEASAKTGTNVQDIFTEIAKTIPLDSIAPKPAAGGAQGRRSAANAAAGDAARVELGGEATAKKGGCC from the exons ATGGCCTCCGAGGACCCGTCCGTCAAGGCCGTGCAGGTCAAGCTTGTCCTTCTTG gcgaggccgccgtcggcaagtCGTCGCTCGTCCTCCGGTTCGTCCAGAACGACTTTAACGAGAACACGTCGCCTACtatcggcgcggcgttctTGACGCAGA aaTGCCGCCTCGAGAACCGGGTGGTCAAGTTTGAGATCTGGGACACGGCCGGACAAG AACGCTTCCACTCGCTCGCACCCATGTACTACCGcaacgcggccgccgcggtcgtcgtgtACGACATCACAAAggcggcgtcgctcgagaaggccaaggcgtgGGTCAAGGAGCTGCAGCGCCAGGCCAACCCCAACATTGTGattgcgctcgtcggcaacaaGCTCGACTtggtcgagggcgccgaggaggaggctgcggcgcccgctgccgccgccgcagagcccgcagagggcgacgacgaggccgaggaggacgcgccgcccgccacgccggccGGGCCTAGGCAGGTGCCTactgccgaggcggagaagTATGCCCAGGAGTGTGGCCTCCTCTTCTTCGAGGCGTCGGCCAAGACGGGTACGAATGTGCAGGACATCTTCACCGAGATTG CCAAGACAATCCCCCTCGACTCGATTGCACCAAAGcccgcggctggcggcgcacAGGGCCGCAGGTCAGcagccaacgccgccgccggcgacgcggcgcgcgtcgagctcggcggcgaggcgaccgCCAAGAAGGGAGGCTGCTGCTAG